Proteins from a single region of Herpetosiphon gulosus:
- a CDS encoding HAD-IA family hydrolase yields the protein MKKYELVLFDFDGTLADSIPWLVKAINGVAEKYKFRQLTPKEFTELRGQNPREVMKYMQVAWWKVPLIARHMRQLAAQNIRNIQLFDGMELILAQLDAADVRLGVVSSNSEENVRHVLGDALANVVEFYECSVPILRKRARFERIVRKANLEREKILCVGDEIRDAEAAKQAQLAFGAVGWGMSRIQDFAPYAPREVFFQVSDIATRLID from the coding sequence ATGAAAAAATACGAACTAGTGCTGTTTGATTTTGATGGAACCTTGGCTGATTCAATTCCTTGGTTGGTCAAGGCGATCAATGGTGTGGCCGAGAAATATAAGTTTCGCCAACTTACGCCCAAGGAATTTACCGAGTTGCGCGGCCAAAACCCCCGCGAGGTGATGAAATATATGCAGGTGGCTTGGTGGAAAGTGCCATTAATTGCCCGCCATATGCGCCAACTGGCCGCCCAGAATATTCGTAATATTCAGCTTTTCGATGGCATGGAATTGATTTTGGCTCAATTGGATGCTGCCGATGTGCGGTTGGGCGTGGTCAGCAGCAACAGCGAAGAGAATGTGCGCCATGTGTTGGGCGATGCCTTGGCCAATGTGGTTGAGTTTTATGAATGTAGCGTGCCGATTTTGCGCAAACGTGCCCGCTTCGAACGGATTGTGCGCAAAGCTAACCTTGAGCGCGAAAAAATTCTGTGTGTTGGCGATGAAATTCGCGATGCCGAGGCGGCCAAGCAAGCTCAGTTGGCTTTTGGTGCAGTGGGCTGGGGCATGAGCCGCATTCAAGATTTTGCACCGTATGCTCCACGCGAAGTTTTTTTTCAGGTTTCCGATATTGCCACCCGTCTGATTGATTGA
- a CDS encoding aldo/keto reductase: MSLGSLTFRLGGDLEIRRLGFGAMRITGDGIWGEPSDREQAKAVLRRAAELGVNFIDTADSYGPDVSECLIGEALHPYSDDMVIATKGGLLRGGPNIWYSNGRPEHLRISLEKSLRQLKLERIDLYQLHRIDAQVPLEESLGTLSDLRNEGKIRHIGLSEVNNEQLAQAQKVVPIVSVQNRYSIGDHEWESMVDACEAQNIAFIPWFPLAAGKLTAPGGTLDQIAKKYEASVGQIALAWLLKRSPVILPIPGTSKVKHLEENMGAEKIALSDEDFQTLRELQA; encoded by the coding sequence ATGAGCCTCGGTTCTCTCACATTTCGGCTTGGTGGCGATCTCGAAATTCGGCGGTTGGGCTTTGGTGCGATGCGCATCACTGGCGATGGCATTTGGGGCGAGCCAAGCGACCGCGAACAAGCTAAGGCGGTATTACGCCGCGCTGCCGAACTCGGCGTGAATTTTATTGATACTGCTGATTCGTATGGCCCCGATGTCAGCGAATGCTTGATCGGCGAGGCATTGCACCCCTATTCAGACGATATGGTGATTGCAACCAAAGGCGGCTTGCTGCGTGGCGGCCCAAATATTTGGTATTCCAATGGGCGGCCTGAGCATTTGCGCATTTCGCTGGAAAAAAGCTTGCGCCAATTAAAACTCGAACGCATCGACCTTTATCAATTGCATCGAATTGATGCGCAAGTGCCTTTGGAAGAGTCATTGGGCACGCTGAGCGATTTACGCAACGAAGGCAAAATTCGCCATATCGGCTTGAGCGAAGTCAATAACGAACAATTGGCTCAAGCGCAAAAAGTTGTGCCGATTGTTTCAGTGCAAAATCGCTATAGCATTGGCGACCACGAATGGGAAAGCATGGTCGATGCCTGCGAAGCCCAAAATATCGCCTTTATTCCGTGGTTTCCATTGGCGGCTGGCAAATTAACTGCGCCTGGCGGCACACTTGATCAAATTGCCAAAAAGTACGAAGCCAGCGTAGGCCAAATTGCCTTGGCATGGTTGCTCAAACGCTCACCAGTGATTTTGCCAATTCCTGGTACATCCAAAGTTAAGCATCTCGAAGAAAATATGGGTGCTGAAAAAATCGCCCTGAGCGACGAGGATTTCCAAACCCTGCGCGAGTTGCAAGCCTAA
- a CDS encoding response regulator transcription factor, with protein MSRILIVDDDPAILSGVSTLLEQAGYEIVQAASLAQARAQLQAFNPPSLVILDLMLPDGDGFELCRQIRQGAQYLPILMLSARDELHDRVEGLTVGADDYLTKPFAPAELVARVRAILRLAQHQRETIGSLECGKLRFDCELQRAWWDEQLLELTPKESGVLFQLMRQPSHVWGRLALLQTVWGTNFLGDSRIVDVCVQRLRAKINQLDAHADPIQTVRGFGYRLKCEP; from the coding sequence ATGAGTCGCATCCTGATTGTCGATGATGATCCAGCGATTTTGAGTGGGGTCAGCACCCTGTTGGAGCAAGCAGGCTACGAGATTGTGCAGGCTGCTAGTTTGGCACAGGCGCGTGCTCAATTGCAAGCATTTAATCCTCCAAGCTTGGTGATTCTCGATTTGATGCTGCCTGATGGTGATGGCTTTGAGTTGTGTCGCCAAATTCGCCAAGGTGCTCAATATCTGCCCATCTTGATGCTTTCAGCCCGCGATGAATTACACGATCGGGTTGAAGGCTTGACGGTTGGCGCTGATGATTATTTAACCAAGCCTTTTGCGCCTGCCGAATTAGTGGCTCGCGTGCGGGCGATTTTGCGCTTGGCCCAACATCAACGTGAGACAATTGGCTCGTTGGAATGCGGTAAATTGCGCTTCGATTGCGAGTTGCAACGCGCTTGGTGGGATGAACAATTACTCGAATTAACGCCCAAAGAAAGCGGCGTGTTATTCCAGTTGATGCGTCAACCGAGCCATGTTTGGGGGCGTTTGGCCTTGCTCCAAACTGTTTGGGGTACAAATTTCTTGGGCGATTCGCGGATTGTTGATGTGTGTGTGCAACGCTTACGTGCTAAAATCAACCAACTTGATGCCCATGCCGACCCGATTCAGACGGTGCGAGGCTTTGGCTATCGGTTAAAGTGTGAGCCATGA
- a CDS encoding HAMP domain-containing sensor histidine kinase has translation MIVLPLKGLIFGILLLLWLVASLSWWLGQRGKRPIIQHSADPLLRQQITQHRAFIGTLSHELRTPLTALLAHTAIVRNQQSEPAVREHSLLTLEREAQRMARLVRDLLELHRLELSDELPLVPVNVALLAEEAIASIWVMADEAQIELQFEADPTHQRVLAHPDRLKQVWLNVLMNCLRYCRAGDVVVVRVLASEQGLRCSIEDSGPGIAAADLPHVTEPLYRGVLDNEGSGLGLSLVQQILARHHSNLQIESSTSPPTGTHIWWILPYD, from the coding sequence ATGATTGTTCTGCCGCTCAAAGGATTAATCTTTGGAATCTTGCTGCTGCTGTGGCTGGTTGCTAGCCTTAGTTGGTGGCTTGGTCAGCGTGGCAAACGCCCAATTATCCAACATAGTGCCGACCCATTGTTGCGCCAACAAATTACCCAACATCGGGCCTTTATTGGCACACTTTCGCATGAGTTGCGTACACCATTAACCGCACTCTTGGCCCATACCGCAATTGTGCGCAATCAACAAAGTGAGCCAGCCGTTCGCGAGCATTCATTGCTTACTTTGGAGCGCGAAGCCCAACGTATGGCTCGCTTGGTGCGCGATTTGTTGGAATTGCATCGTTTAGAATTAAGCGACGAATTGCCTTTGGTTCCGGTGAATGTGGCACTTTTGGCTGAAGAAGCGATTGCTAGCATCTGGGTGATGGCTGACGAAGCCCAGATTGAGTTGCAATTCGAGGCTGACCCAACCCATCAGCGAGTTTTAGCCCACCCTGATCGCTTAAAACAAGTCTGGTTGAATGTATTGATGAATTGTTTGCGCTATTGTCGTGCAGGCGATGTAGTGGTCGTGCGGGTGCTGGCGAGCGAGCAGGGTTTACGCTGTAGCATTGAAGATAGTGGGCCTGGGATTGCTGCTGCTGATTTGCCACATGTGACCGAGCCGCTCTATCGCGGGGTCTTAGATAACGAAGGCAGTGGCTTGGGCTTGAGCTTAGTCCAACAGATTTTAGCGCGGCATCATAGCAACTTGCAGATTGAAAGTAGCACCAGCCCGCCAACTGGCACGCATATATGGTGGATCTTGCCCTATGACTAA
- a CDS encoding OsmC family protein, with protein sequence MASYTVTIEWERQAASFSDGKYSRAHRWIFDGGQVVPGSSSPHVVPLPYSDQQAVDPEEAFVAALSSCHMLWFLSIVAEAGFVVEHYQDQAVGKMGKNSAGKIAMTKVTLRPSITWLEPAPSTQQIEQFHHQAHEQCFIANSVHTQIRIEPQS encoded by the coding sequence ATGGCTAGCTACACGGTTACAATTGAGTGGGAGCGCCAAGCAGCATCATTTAGCGATGGCAAGTATAGCCGCGCTCATCGTTGGATCTTTGATGGCGGTCAAGTCGTACCAGGCTCGTCATCGCCGCATGTCGTGCCATTACCCTACTCCGATCAGCAGGCGGTTGATCCTGAGGAAGCCTTCGTAGCAGCTCTATCAAGCTGTCATATGTTGTGGTTTTTATCAATTGTGGCCGAGGCTGGTTTTGTTGTCGAGCACTATCAGGATCAAGCGGTTGGCAAAATGGGCAAAAATAGCGCAGGCAAAATTGCCATGACCAAGGTTACGCTCCGCCCAAGCATCACATGGCTCGAGCCAGCTCCTAGCACCCAACAAATTGAGCAATTTCATCATCAAGCTCATGAGCAATGCTTTATTGCCAACTCGGTACATACCCAGATCAGGATCGAGCCACAAAGCTAG
- a CDS encoding M20 family metallopeptidase, with product MPRQLLTYLDACLPDLLDEMRQWIEIESFTRDITAVSWMVNVVGERLSKLGASVRKYNGKPQADHLLASWSGEGQPLLIVGHVDTVYPPGTLDQFPFRIDGDVARGPGVSDMKGCILLTCAALQALRHFGRWTSRPLKFLITTDEEIGSPTSRRYIEEQARGCRAALIIESAEEGGWLKTWRKSVSMYDLTITGKPSHAGVAPELGISAIHELSYQIGQILPLARPEIGTTINIGKINGGTATNVVAAEAHCTIDVRALKVGEAERVDQALHQLVPHLAGAKLTLEGGVNRPAMEQTPATMALYAAAEQIANQLDLPIKASGTGGGSDGNFTSAIGVPTLDGLGGWGSDSHSFDEWLSISQFAPRAALLARLIETL from the coding sequence ATGCCTCGTCAGCTTTTAACCTATCTTGATGCTTGCCTACCAGATCTGCTGGATGAAATGCGGCAATGGATCGAAATTGAATCGTTTACCCGCGATATTACGGCGGTTTCTTGGATGGTCAACGTGGTTGGCGAGCGTTTGAGCAAGCTTGGTGCAAGTGTGCGCAAATATAATGGCAAGCCTCAAGCCGACCATTTATTGGCAAGTTGGTCAGGCGAGGGCCAACCATTGCTGATTGTAGGCCATGTTGATACCGTCTATCCGCCAGGCACGCTTGATCAATTTCCGTTCCGGATTGATGGCGATGTGGCGCGTGGGCCTGGAGTCAGCGATATGAAGGGCTGTATTTTGCTGACCTGCGCAGCCTTGCAAGCCTTACGCCACTTTGGGCGCTGGACGAGCCGTCCCTTGAAATTTTTAATTACGACCGATGAAGAGATTGGTAGCCCAACCTCACGGCGGTATATTGAAGAACAGGCTCGCGGTTGTCGCGCCGCCCTGATTATCGAATCGGCAGAAGAGGGTGGTTGGCTCAAAACATGGCGCAAAAGCGTCAGCATGTATGATTTAACGATTACTGGCAAGCCCTCGCATGCGGGCGTAGCCCCTGAGCTTGGCATTAGCGCAATTCACGAATTAAGCTACCAAATTGGCCAGATTTTGCCCTTGGCGCGACCTGAGATTGGCACAACGATCAATATTGGCAAAATTAATGGTGGTACTGCCACCAACGTCGTTGCTGCCGAGGCCCATTGCACGATCGATGTGCGGGCCTTAAAAGTTGGTGAAGCTGAGCGCGTCGATCAAGCGCTGCATCAATTAGTGCCGCATTTGGCTGGAGCAAAATTAACTTTAGAAGGTGGCGTGAATCGCCCAGCCATGGAACAAACACCTGCCACAATGGCATTATATGCTGCTGCCGAGCAAATTGCCAATCAATTAGATTTGCCGATTAAAGCCAGTGGCACTGGCGGTGGCTCGGATGGCAATTTCACATCGGCGATCGGCGTGCCAACTCTTGATGGGCTTGGTGGTTGGGGCAGCGATTCACATAGCTTCGATGAATGGCTCTCGATTAGTCAATTTGCCCCGCGTGCTGCTTTATTAGCGCGGTTGATTGAGACATTGTAG